gcaacaagagggaaaacaaatacatataaaaaaatgaaaataaaaaattatataaatttaaaaaaagaaataaatataaatgaagagggggccaggtggtagcgcacctggttgagcgcatatgttacaatgcaccaggactTGAGTTTGAGGCCCTGATctttacctgcagtgggaaagctttgcgagtggggaaacagtgttgcaggtgtctctgtctctcgccctctctatggcccttttcctctcgatttctggctgtctctatccaataaataaacataatttaaaactttaaaaacgaAATAAATGAAGCGATTAAACACACAATTAACCGTTTATATCATAactacttaaaataataataaaagtcaaaATTGTTGAAGGGATCGAAAAGACAGTTTGGGCTAAAGGGCATCTTGAATGCACCAGAACCCCaactggggatggggggggatGCAAATGGCGGCTTGCCACCCCGACGGGGCTGAGCTACACCGTCCCATTGCCGGCCTCGAgctttctgtccttctccctgGCACAGATCTTTCACTATGCCAAGGGACAGCCGTACATCGATGAGGTGGGGGCCTTCAAGGAGCGCATACAGTGGGTGGGGGACCCGCGCTGGAAGGACGGCTCCATTGTCATTCACAACCTGGACTACAGCGACAATGGCACCTTCACCTGTGACGTCAAGAATCCGCCCGACATCGTGGGCAAGACCTCCCAGGTCACCCTCTATGTCTTCGAGAAAGGTGTGCGAGGAGTGAGTGGcgggaagacaaaagggggagaggaaggaggcagCCAGGAAGGAGGTGCTGGGAGGGCGGGGCCTggcctccgccccccccccccagcctaggACCCCAGTGTCGAGCTGGGTGGCTCACAGGGATCCTCTGTCCCCCGTCCCCTCTCCTCCCAGTGCCCACGAGGTACGGGGTCGTGTTGGGAGCTGTGATCGGGGGCGTTCTGGGGGTggtgctcctgctgctgctgctctactTCCTGGTGCGCTACTGCTGGCTGCGCAGGCAGGCTGCCCTGCAGAGGAGGCTCAGGTAACGGGGAGGAAGGGGCGGGGGTGGCAGTTCTCCTCTTAGGCCAGAGAGCGCTCCCCCGGGTGGGAAAGGGGCGGGAGGGCAAATCAAAGGTGGAGCCTGCTCCCTATCCTACTCATTACCCCATCTAAACCAGCGCACCCACCCACCCGTGAAGGGGGGGCAAAAGAATGGGGGTTCCCCTGCACAACCCCAAGCAACAACTTTACCTTCCCCAGTGCCATGGAAAAGGGGAAACTGCACAAATCTGGGAAGGACTCCAAGCGGGGCCGGCAGGTAAGAAGCCTTGCACTAGTAGGGGACCGTGGGGGGAAACCCCAGGAGCGCGGGGAGTGACGCGCCCTCTCCCGCAGACCCCGGTGCTGTACGCCATGCTGGACCACAGTCGAAGCACCAAGGCCGCCAGCGAGAAGAAAAAGGGGCTGGGGGAGTCGCGCAAGGATAAGAAATAGCGGTTAGCGGGCCGGGCGGGGGGTCGGGGGTCCGGGGCCGCTGAGCCGGAGGCCAAGGGCGCTCGGGTGGTAGTCATCGAGATGGAGTTGCGCCGGGACGAGGCGGGCGCCGAGCTGCGGCCAGCGGTCAAGTCCCCCAGCCGGACCAGCCTCAAGAACGCCCTCAAGAACATGATAGGCCTGGATTCGGACAAGTGaccgctccccaccccaccccgggcCCCGCCGGAGCAGGGGGACCCTCCCCAGGTGCTTTCCTCCTAactccccagccctgccctcaACACCCACCCCCCCAAGATGTAAGTTTCATTCCAAaagccaccccccccacctcGCCCCTCCGAACTTTCTGGAAGCCCTGGATCTAACCCCACCCCTCCCCGGCCCCAAGGGCTGTGTGTTTGGTGTCTGAACCTCAGGCGCTGAGAAGAAAGGGACCTTGATACCCTCCTCCCTCACTCCCACTCCCACCTGGTTTTCCCAATCCAGTCCCAAAAGATTCCactgccccctcacccccacctccttAGCTAACATCCGGGTCACCCAGAGCAGAGTCTCTCCAGGGTTCCTTTTggttgttggtttttttgttttgttattgttttgttttttaattcaccCTTGGTTTACCTGTGCAGTCCCCTCCCCCCATGACTGAGCCCTCTAATGACGTCATGTGGTTTGGCAAACTTCACCCCCTACATCTTGAGTCCTCTAGGACAGTTGGCCTGGAGCAGAGGGGGGCCCCCCCACTCCTTCCACCTTCACAGTAGGAATGGTGGCCAGGACCACTTCGGAGCACTGTCCTGGGACTCAAGgtcaaggggaaagagagaatagGTCCTCCAAAGCCAGGGAGTTGAATAGCTGCCCCCACACACCCACcaggaaaaacaaacaggaaggggggagggaggctgcCCTCCCAGCCACAGGAGActcttaggattttttttctacattCTGTATATTTCTTCTCAAACTCCCACATATccttaaatgtttaataaacactgACATTTCCAGAAGCTGCTGGGCCTCTATCTCTGATTTCATCTGCTGGGGtggaggtgaggggtggggggtggggaacgcCCTGCCCCTTAACTCATTCCAGACCCTccacatttttcctcttctcccccccaaaaaaattagtTTCAGTTGTTATAAGtttgattttgattttataaGGGACAAAGGCGAGGTCTCGGAAATGGAGTCACAGGACACAATGATACACTCAGTAAATATCTAGTGAGCTTATACAATTACATGTTCAACTGTGCATCTGGCTCTACCTTTCTGAGAGTCCACACACAGACCGCAGTCTGCCTCAccatattttcttctttaaaaacagagaaaaagttTATTTGGGGCTGGCCATGGCACATCTGGTAggaagcacacgttaccatgtgttagggcctgggttaaagcccatggcccccacctacaatgaagcagggctacaagtctctttctctccccccctttctcaatttttctgtctctatccaaaaaataatatTTAGGATAGGGGAGATGTGCAAAAAGATCTTCACGCCTGTGActccaagccccaggttcaattcctctgaaccaccataagcctgagctgagcagtgctttggtctctccctctgtatctctctctctctcacactaaaataaaaacaaataaaatatattaaaagtatattttaaaataaaaatattgatttatttacttatgtgggaactagagcatgactctggcacatgcaatgctagggactAAACTCAGCACTTCTCACTTTGTTCACTGCACTACCTCTTAGGCAAGATGTGAATTCATAGAAGTGTTCAGCCACTGGACAACTGTGTGAGCCAGCTAGTTAGCCAACTCTGGTACAATCATCCTAAAACTGGTAAACAACTGAGAAAATGAAACCTAGTGTGCTTAATTCACAACATTTTTTGAGTGTGTCAGAATTCAGTGAGGGATTATATGGAATCTCAAAACTGATAGACAATGAAGACTTGATCCTTTAAAGATGTTTCTAGAGCTTGCTGAAAGAATTACATTTTACAGGTTAGCACAGATCCCACAAACAGGATTTTGTCTTGTGTGTATGCTGTCTTACACATACTATTAATACCTCATCTACTTGTTTTTTGTATGCTACTTTAGCTACACCATTAATACCCTGTAATGATTGTGAAAAAACACAGACATATCATTTCCTCTGGGGGGGGTGGTCACTGATGGCGAAAAAATTCTAGACTTCTACAAGTCATTTCTTCACCTTGGGAAAAGGTTAAAGATGGGGCCAGGCACTggtatacctggctgagcacacatgttatcatgcacaagaacctgggttcaaccaCAGGTCCCCAGTAgcaggagaaagtttcatgagtggtgaagtagtgttgtaggtatgtctttctttcccattctctgtctccctcccctctcaacttctgtctaataaaaggaaaaaatgaccactgggattCATCATATAGataccaaaccccagtaataatactggtagtaatttttaaaaaagagagagtccaggggctgggtggttgcacacttggttgagcacacatgttacaatgtgcaaagacccaggtccgagcccccagtccccatctgctgggggaaagctttgtgagtggtgaagcagtattgcaggtttctgtctctcttcctctctatcacccccttccttcttgatttctagctgtctctatccaacaaataaagatattttaaaaagagagagaaagagtcaggcggtggtgcagtggcacagcgggttaagcacagggaccgcatatggatcccggtttgagcccctggatccccacctgcaagagagtcacttcacaagcagtgaagcaggtctggaggtgtctatctttctctccccatctctgtcttcccctcctctctccatttctctctgtcctatccaacaatgacgacatcaataataactacaataataaaacaacaagggcaacaaaagggaataaataaataaattttaaaaagaagctatattaaaaaaaaaaagacagaatgtccaatgccttatccactacaccaaCTCCCAAGCtgcaagaaataaatctttaaaacaataataactacaacaacaataaaaagacaagggcaacaaaagggaaaataaataaataaaatgacacacacacacacacacacacacacacacacacacacgtgatccaggaggtggtggcaCAACGGCTAAGGCATTAAGACTCTCaagcgggagtcaggctgtagcgcagcgggttaagcgcaggtggcgctaagcacaaggacccgcaaaaggatcctggttcaagccctggctccccacctgaaggggtgtcgcttcacaagcagtgaaacaggtctgcaggtgtctatctttccctctctctgtcttccccctcccctctccatttctctctgtcctatccaacaacaatgacaacaataataactacaacaataaaaaaaaaaaacaagggcaacaaaagggaataaataaataaaaataaaattaaaaaaaaaaagactctcaagcatgaggtcctgagttcaatcaccggcagcacatgtaccagagtgatgtctggttctttctctcctcctatctttctaataaataaacaaatacacaaataatctttaaaacacacacacacaattagatTAGGAACATCAGTTTGGTCAAAACCCAAGCTACTTCCAATAGGTACATGTAAAATGACAATGAGATACCCATTAGGATGGATAGGAGAGTGTTTTGAAATGATGGGGAGAAATCAAAACCCTGGTGTATTATTGGTGAAATTGTACAGCATAGCTGTGGGGGGAAATGTGTGTTTCCtcaaaaagatatttaaatatagaATTACCATATGACCCAGAAGTTTTACTTCTGGGTATATACACCAAAAGAACTGAAAACAGGGCCCTGGGAAATGGTACAGAAGGTAAAATACTtgacttccaagcatgaggttTGGAGTCCAGCCCTAGACGCTGAATATGGCACAGTAatgtcctcattctctctctctcttccatgaatgtctgtttaaaaacaaaacaacaacaacaaaaagtgcttgagtagatagcataatggtaatgtaaaaagactttcttgcctgaggcaccaaaggtctcagctTCATTCCCTAGAatgatcataagccagagctgagcattgctctggaaaaagaaaggagagagagagagagagagagagagagagagaaagaatgagggcattctcagaaaaaaaaaaaagagagagagttgggagatagcctaatgattatgcaaaaagacttttctttcatgcctgagggaccaaagattctaggttcaatccctggcactaccacaagccagagctgagcagagcagtgctgtggttaaaaataaataaggggccaggtggtggcacacatggttaagtgcccacattacagtgcacaaggacccaggttcaagtccctggtccccatctgcagggggacagtttcatgagttgtgaatcagggctgcaggtgtctctctcactctatctctcaatttctctctgtctctatccaataataaataaattttaaaataaataagtagggggctgggtgatagtgcagtgggttaagcgcacacggtataaagcgcaaggaccagtataaggatcctggttcgagcccccggctccccaccttcaggggagtcacttcataggcggtgaagcaggtctgcaggtgtctatctttctctccccctctctgacttcccatcctctgtcttatccaacaacaataacaacaaaagtaataacaacaataaaggaaggcaacaaaaagggaaaaaattaaaagaccacatttaaaaataaataaaataaataaacaggtaaataaatagaattgaaaACAGGGTCTTAAAAAAACAGGGTCTTGAAGAACTATTTGCACAGCTCAATTTCACAATAACTATAAAAGGAAGCAATTCAAGTGCCCTTGGTGATAGATGGATAGttcattttctaaatatttatttattcccttttgttgcccttgttgttttattgttgtagttattattgttgttgttattgatgtcgtcattgctaggtaggacagagagaaatggagagagggaatgacagagagggggagagaaagatagacagctgcagacctgcttcactgcttgtgaggtgactcccctgcaggtggggagctaggggctcgaaccgggatccttaccccagtccttgcgctttgctccatgtgtgcttaacctgctgtgctaccgctcaactcccgatAGTtcatttttttagctttatttatttggtagaaacagtcagaaatcaagagggaagggggtggtggaggaggaaagagacagacagctgcaacactgcttcaccactcgcaatgctttccccgtacaggtggggaccaggtagctcaaacctgggctttgTAACTTGtgggttcaaccaggtgtgtcaccaccaggctCTCATGAATGTTACAAACCATCCAGTCCCTTCAAATGGAGTCTATACACACATGGGCttactcaattttttaaaaaaaaataatcttctttatttattcccttttgttacccttgttggttttttattgttgttattatcatgtcgctgttggataggacagagagaaatggagagaggaggggaagacagagaggggaagagaaagatagacacctgcagacctgtttcaccacctgtgaagcgactcccctgcaggtggggagccaggggctcgaaccaggttccttaaactggtccttgcactttgtgccacctgcacttaacccgctgtgctaccgcttgactcccaatgTTTGCAAAATTCTTATGAGAAATGAtagcaagtggtctgggaggtggcgcagtggataaagcgttgtactctgaagtatgaggtcctgagttcaatccctggcaacacatgtaccagagtgatgtctggttctttctctctctcctcctactttctcattaataaataagatcttaaaaaaaaaaaaaagaaagaaaggacaaccAGTCAGGAAGGATAGGGAGATGATTTCAGGGGGGGAAGGTGGTGGTAGATAAAAGAGGATTTCTGAATATTCAGGACCACACTCAGTTTGGCTTTCCAGAGAGTCAAGGCAATAATTCCCAAGGGCCCCATTTACTATCCTGAAATGATATTTGCATATGATATAAATAATATGCATAATCCCCAAAGTGAaaaggggccagcaaaatagatcacctggatagtgtggtactttgccatgtatatgacctaggttcaagcctagccccacTGCACTGCAAGAAGTTGTGGTATCTTTGTCTGTCTGAAATAAAGAACTCAGAGCAGTAAAGCCtctgtatgggtgtgtgtgtgtgggggggcacaaGTAAAATATCATTTGCAATAAAATTCTAGacatttgagggagtcgggcagtagtacagtggggttaagtgtacgtgacacaaagtgcaagaaccagcataacgattctggttccccacctgcaggggagtcgcttcacaggcggtgaagcaggtctgcaggtgtctgtctttctctccccctctgtcttcccctcctctctccatttctctctgtcctatccaataatgatgacattaataacaacaataataaccacaataatataaaacaacaagggcaacaaaagggaataaataaatattttttaaaattctagacATTT
Above is a genomic segment from Erinaceus europaeus chromosome 9, mEriEur2.1, whole genome shotgun sequence containing:
- the MPZ gene encoding myelin protein P0, whose amino-acid sequence is MAPRAPWSSPSPILAALLISSLVLCPAQAIVVYTDREVHGAVGSQVTLHCSFWSSEWVSDDISFTWRYQPEGGRDAISIFHYAKGQPYIDEVGAFKERIQWVGDPRWKDGSIVIHNLDYSDNGTFTCDVKNPPDIVGKTSQVTLYVFEKVPTRYGVVLGAVIGGVLGVVLLLLLLYFLVRYCWLRRQAALQRRLSAMEKGKLHKSGKDSKRGRQTPVLYAMLDHSRSTKAASEKKKGLGESRKDKK